From a single Crateriforma spongiae genomic region:
- the polA gene encoding DNA polymerase I, which yields MPRRPEILMPRKSSRRSADSAPSPAPTAKQADRAAQQMTFDGFHDEANSKPEPGSGVQEPGNSRAPAGEGDLRPASGGVGKSGVVREAEPAVADTKTDAAKSTDARSRRRAAAGIATDHLPDLLQRPLPEPQPEPVPDLTGKLVIIVDAHSLIYQVFHALPPMTSTSGLPVSAVYGFVGDMLELISRKHPDYLIAAFDKSEVTFRNQLFDQYKAHRESMPDELRQQIPLLRQAIDAMGIGIMEQSGFEADDLLATVAETVQNAGGRCLVVTSDKDCRQLISDSVSVYNIRKDKEIDAAELWDLWGIRPDQVVDFQSLVGDPVDNVPGVPLIGPKLAQQLLEQFGTLDAVLDNADSVSGKKRKENLKNGREQAMLSRELVRLRRDVDSPIPWSYSVRQAADLPRAQALFKEFGFRRLTDRVAEVLGDGESTTTPDAVWETEYATIDTVAGLKKLAKQLAKCEQIAIDTETTGTNPRASDLVGISIAWQPGQAAYIPVLAPEGQQVLDPAVVAEHLKPVVESESIRKIGQNLKYDVVVLRGIGLNVRGIAVDTMVADYLLNPGGRNHTLDDLARRYLNHQTTSIKELIGTGKKQIRMDQVDVTRVSDYACEDVDVPIRIADTISDQLKQADLNDLFADVEIPLIDVLAEMEFNGITVDAEYLRRMSDQFAAQIEQLHQQIMDMSPRPFNVDSPKQLSEILFVEMKLPVIKKTKTGFSTDASVLEELAVNHELPAKVLEYRQLTKLKNTYIDALPNLICEKTGRIHTSFRQDVAATGRLSSSEPNLQNIPIRTAQGRAIRGAFTAGDENWLLLGADYSQIELRVLAHYSGDPALIAAYHDGADIHTRVAAEVNEIAESDVTSDLRRIAKTINFGIVYGQSPFGLAKTLGISKDEARDYIELYFQRYQGVERFMTQTLIDCRNNGYVTTMLGRRRDVQGVRDIAKLDPAKRRSLTEPERIAVNTPIQGSAADLIKLAMLKVHSRLGSSALRARMLLQIHDELLFEVHQDDRQELQDLVEQSMTGVVQLDVPLQVDVAFGKTWADT from the coding sequence ATGCCCCGACGCCCCGAAATCCTGATGCCGCGAAAATCCAGCCGCCGATCCGCCGATTCGGCTCCCTCCCCCGCCCCAACGGCCAAGCAAGCCGACCGTGCGGCACAGCAAATGACGTTCGACGGCTTTCATGATGAGGCGAACAGTAAACCAGAGCCCGGCAGCGGCGTTCAGGAACCAGGAAACAGTCGCGCCCCCGCTGGCGAAGGGGATTTGCGTCCGGCGTCCGGTGGCGTCGGAAAGTCGGGCGTCGTCCGCGAAGCGGAACCGGCGGTCGCCGACACGAAAACAGACGCCGCAAAGTCCACCGATGCTAGGTCGCGTCGGCGGGCCGCCGCCGGGATCGCCACCGACCACTTGCCCGACTTGCTGCAACGGCCGTTGCCCGAACCGCAGCCCGAACCCGTGCCCGACCTGACCGGCAAACTTGTGATCATCGTGGATGCTCACTCGTTGATCTATCAGGTTTTTCACGCGTTGCCGCCGATGACCAGCACCAGTGGTTTGCCCGTTTCGGCGGTCTATGGCTTCGTCGGCGACATGTTGGAACTGATTTCGCGAAAGCACCCGGACTATCTGATTGCGGCGTTTGACAAAAGCGAAGTGACGTTCCGCAATCAGCTTTTCGACCAATACAAAGCCCATCGGGAATCCATGCCGGACGAATTGCGGCAACAGATTCCGCTGCTGCGTCAGGCCATCGACGCGATGGGTATCGGGATCATGGAACAGTCGGGGTTCGAGGCGGATGATTTGTTGGCCACCGTCGCCGAAACGGTTCAAAACGCCGGCGGGCGTTGTCTGGTGGTGACCAGCGACAAGGATTGCCGGCAATTAATCAGCGATTCCGTGTCGGTCTACAACATCCGCAAAGACAAGGAAATCGACGCGGCCGAACTGTGGGACCTGTGGGGCATCCGGCCGGATCAAGTCGTCGACTTTCAATCGCTTGTCGGCGATCCGGTCGACAACGTGCCGGGCGTGCCCTTGATCGGCCCCAAGTTGGCCCAGCAATTGTTAGAGCAATTCGGCACGCTGGACGCCGTTTTGGACAACGCCGATTCGGTGTCGGGCAAGAAACGCAAAGAGAATTTGAAGAACGGTCGCGAGCAAGCCATGTTAAGTCGCGAACTGGTGCGGTTGCGTCGTGATGTGGATTCGCCCATTCCATGGTCTTACAGCGTTCGCCAAGCGGCCGATCTGCCGCGAGCTCAGGCTTTGTTCAAGGAATTCGGCTTCCGACGACTGACCGACCGTGTCGCCGAAGTACTCGGCGACGGCGAATCGACGACGACGCCCGATGCGGTCTGGGAAACCGAATACGCAACGATTGATACGGTCGCGGGATTGAAAAAGCTGGCCAAACAACTGGCCAAGTGCGAACAGATTGCGATCGACACCGAAACGACCGGAACCAATCCGCGGGCCAGCGATTTGGTGGGCATTTCCATTGCCTGGCAACCCGGTCAAGCGGCCTACATTCCAGTGCTTGCACCGGAGGGTCAGCAAGTTCTGGATCCTGCGGTCGTCGCGGAGCACTTGAAACCGGTGGTCGAATCGGAATCGATTCGAAAGATTGGCCAGAACCTGAAATACGACGTGGTGGTGTTGCGAGGCATCGGGTTGAACGTTCGCGGGATCGCCGTGGACACCATGGTCGCGGACTATTTGTTGAACCCGGGCGGTCGCAATCACACACTGGACGACTTGGCGCGTCGTTATTTGAACCATCAAACGACGTCGATCAAGGAACTGATCGGAACCGGCAAAAAACAGATCCGGATGGACCAAGTCGACGTGACCCGGGTGTCCGATTATGCCTGTGAAGACGTGGACGTTCCGATACGTATCGCCGACACCATTTCGGATCAACTGAAACAGGCCGACTTGAACGACTTGTTTGCCGACGTGGAGATACCGCTAATCGACGTCTTGGCGGAAATGGAGTTCAACGGCATCACGGTCGATGCGGAATACCTGCGTCGGATGAGCGACCAGTTTGCAGCGCAGATCGAACAACTGCACCAGCAGATCATGGACATGTCACCGCGTCCTTTCAACGTGGACAGTCCAAAGCAACTGAGCGAGATCTTGTTCGTCGAAATGAAGTTGCCCGTCATCAAGAAAACGAAAACGGGATTCAGCACCGATGCATCGGTGTTGGAGGAATTGGCGGTGAATCATGAGTTGCCCGCCAAGGTGCTGGAGTATCGCCAGCTGACGAAGTTGAAGAACACGTACATCGACGCCTTGCCGAATTTGATCTGCGAAAAAACCGGTCGGATCCACACGTCGTTTCGCCAAGATGTCGCCGCAACGGGTCGGCTGAGCAGCAGCGAACCGAATCTGCAGAATATCCCCATCCGTACCGCCCAGGGGCGGGCGATCCGCGGTGCCTTTACCGCCGGGGATGAAAACTGGTTGTTGTTGGGAGCGGACTATTCACAAATTGAATTGCGGGTGCTGGCCCACTACAGCGGCGATCCCGCTTTGATTGCGGCCTATCACGACGGCGCCGATATCCACACGCGGGTCGCCGCGGAAGTCAACGAGATTGCGGAATCGGACGTCACGTCGGATTTGCGTCGGATCGCCAAAACGATCAACTTCGGCATCGTCTACGGACAAAGCCCGTTCGGGTTGGCGAAAACGCTGGGCATCAGCAAGGACGAGGCTCGCGATTACATCGAACTGTATTTTCAGCGGTACCAAGGCGTCGAAAGATTCATGACGCAGACGCTGATCGATTGCCGAAACAACGGCTATGTGACCACCATGCTGGGGCGTCGACGCGACGTTCAGGGTGTCCGCGATATCGCCAAGTTGGACCCGGCTAAGCGGCGAAGCCTGACGGAACCGGAACGCATTGCGGTGAATACCCCGATCCAGGGTTCAGCCGCCGATTTGATCAAACTGGCGATGTTGAAGGTGCATTCGCGGCTTGGTTCGTCGGCTTTACGGGCACGTATGCTGCTGCAAATCCACGACGAATTATTGTTCGAGGTCCACCAGGACGATCGCCAAGAATTGCAGGATCTGGTCGAACAATCGATGACCGGGGTCGTCCAGTTGGATGTTCCGCTGCAGGTCGACGTCGCCTTCGGCAAGACGTGGGCGGATACATAA
- a CDS encoding type II secretion system protein GspG has product MNHPGLRSAPRRRLGDRSQRRRSGFTLLELLLVLSILVVVGGIAVVNLSSAGDDANRNATITQLNALDQAIEMYRIRMNTLPETLDNLVEGPSDSAQKAKWGKSILDEVPADAWGKEIVYKLNGNEYELRSGGSDGQMNTEDDLTVTGS; this is encoded by the coding sequence ATGAATCACCCTGGCCTCCGTTCTGCCCCTCGCCGACGCCTTGGCGACCGATCGCAACGCCGTCGATCCGGTTTCACTCTGCTGGAACTGTTGCTGGTGCTTTCGATTTTGGTCGTCGTCGGCGGCATCGCCGTGGTGAACTTGTCTAGTGCCGGTGACGATGCAAACCGAAACGCGACGATCACCCAACTGAATGCGTTGGATCAAGCGATTGAGATGTATCGGATTCGCATGAACACGTTGCCCGAAACGCTGGACAACTTGGTCGAAGGCCCCAGTGATTCCGCCCAGAAAGCGAAGTGGGGTAAGTCGATTTTGGACGAAGTTCCCGCGGACGCTTGGGGCAAGGAAATTGTTTACAAGCTGAACGGAAATGAATACGAGCTGCGTAGCGGTGGCAGCGACGGACAAATGAACACGGAAGACGATTTGACGGTCACCGGTTCCTGA
- a CDS encoding prepilin-type N-terminal cleavage/methylation domain-containing protein translates to MDRPATRAFTLLEMLLTLAVLTAVAAVALPQLDVLLSGSRLERAADQMRIEMTRTRVDAMRQGKVLMMEVVPETGDFRVRAYNSLSDATETAEINPGSSALLTGADQAMAMPVQTDEIPVKEFTLPDNVTFGGVTVASTVRSMQVVQDAASDTAVMDEPIGDTASPILFYPDGTTSTAAIQLQNAIGEGKLVMIRGITGEVAIVSTAVTSEG, encoded by the coding sequence ATGGATCGACCGGCCACTCGCGCGTTCACATTGCTGGAAATGCTGTTGACCCTGGCGGTTTTGACCGCCGTGGCGGCGGTCGCCCTTCCCCAGCTGGATGTTCTGCTTAGCGGCAGCCGGTTGGAGCGTGCAGCGGATCAAATGCGGATCGAAATGACGCGGACCCGCGTTGATGCGATGCGTCAGGGAAAGGTGTTGATGATGGAAGTCGTACCGGAAACGGGTGACTTTCGCGTTCGCGCGTACAACTCGCTTTCCGACGCCACGGAAACCGCCGAGATTAATCCCGGCAGTTCGGCCCTTTTGACCGGTGCCGATCAGGCGATGGCGATGCCGGTTCAGACCGACGAGATTCCGGTGAAGGAATTCACGCTGCCGGACAACGTCACCTTTGGCGGAGTCACGGTGGCGTCGACCGTACGTTCAATGCAAGTGGTTCAAGACGCCGCTTCCGACACCGCCGTGATGGACGAACCGATCGGGGACACCGCGTCGCCGATTTTGTTCTACCCCGACGGGACGACCAGTACCGCGGCGATTCAGCTGCAGAACGCTATCGGTGAAGGCAAGCTGGTGATGATCCGTGGGATCACGGGCGAAGTCGCGATTGTTTCAACCGCTGTCACGTCGGAGGGTTGA
- a CDS encoding type II secretion system protein — MQRRHGISLLELVLALAILGGSLAVLSQIAGTGADAAREARDLAMARLLAQRKMSEILLDYLVTPVSVPSSPMEAFDSTSLTTFMYSVEVQPGQLDGLLAIRVTVEAVDPAGGPSTALYVLDRWMVDPALGLAEAEEEAELAREEAAAGATDSAGGI; from the coding sequence ATGCAGAGGCGGCATGGCATTTCTTTGTTGGAATTGGTTCTGGCACTGGCCATCCTGGGCGGTTCCCTGGCGGTGTTGTCACAGATCGCCGGTACTGGTGCCGATGCGGCGCGGGAAGCTCGTGACTTGGCGATGGCGCGTTTGCTGGCCCAACGAAAGATGTCAGAAATCCTGTTGGATTATCTGGTGACACCCGTCAGCGTGCCGTCGTCACCGATGGAAGCGTTCGATTCGACATCGCTGACCACGTTCATGTATTCGGTCGAAGTTCAGCCTGGGCAATTGGACGGCTTGTTGGCGATTCGAGTGACCGTCGAAGCCGTCGATCCGGCGGGTGGACCATCCACCGCGTTGTACGTACTTGATCGCTGGATGGTCGATCCCGCGCTGGGGCTGGCCGAAGCGGAAGAAGAGGCGGAGTTGGCACGCGAGGAAGCCGCCGCTGGGGCAACTGATTCGGCCGGAGGCATTTGA
- a CDS encoding prepilin-type cleavage/methylation domain-containing protein gives MNECLHRSAAALSRPSDRAAFTLLEALLSLSLSVLLMGLVGFAIQFYARDMNVADEEVRQIQLVTAIMQMIEDDLRCVVHPEPADTAGLESLMAAFAGGDASAAAAGGTGEAESDDALLTDDTSLLTDESLASTDLAIGTAVLETPGLIGNQGQIQFDVSRLPRLEEYVQMLDSSPSDLDDVPSDIKTVAYFIQAPGTVSGVSDDLNELVQDFVEQDETAGGGLVRRSLDRAASSYAMLSGGVSGLNATGDLIAPEIQSLQFEYWDGFMWQIEWSSDEMGELPLAIRVTLALATETTDAAVAATDEPQMFQHVIRLPMAKPIEEEEEDLLMETTL, from the coding sequence ATGAACGAGTGTTTGCACCGGAGTGCGGCTGCCCTATCGCGGCCGTCGGATCGAGCCGCTTTCACATTGCTGGAAGCGTTGCTGTCGTTGTCGCTTTCGGTCCTTCTGATGGGCTTGGTCGGCTTCGCGATCCAGTTTTACGCCCGCGACATGAACGTGGCCGACGAAGAAGTCCGCCAGATTCAGCTGGTCACCGCGATCATGCAAATGATCGAAGATGATTTGCGATGCGTGGTCCATCCGGAACCGGCCGATACCGCCGGTTTGGAAAGTCTGATGGCCGCCTTTGCCGGCGGTGATGCGTCGGCGGCCGCGGCAGGCGGAACCGGTGAAGCGGAATCCGATGACGCATTGCTGACCGACGACACGTCGTTGTTGACCGATGAATCACTGGCATCGACAGACTTGGCGATCGGGACAGCGGTCTTGGAGACGCCGGGGCTGATCGGCAACCAAGGCCAGATCCAGTTTGATGTCAGCCGTCTGCCTCGATTGGAGGAATATGTCCAGATGCTGGACAGTTCGCCCAGCGACCTGGATGACGTACCCAGCGACATCAAAACGGTCGCCTATTTCATCCAAGCTCCGGGCACGGTCAGCGGCGTCAGCGATGATTTGAACGAGTTGGTTCAGGACTTCGTTGAACAAGACGAAACCGCCGGCGGCGGACTGGTGCGACGAAGTCTGGACCGCGCGGCGTCGTCCTATGCGATGCTTTCCGGCGGTGTCAGTGGGCTGAACGCGACCGGCGATTTGATTGCCCCGGAAATTCAATCGCTGCAGTTCGAATACTGGGACGGCTTCATGTGGCAGATTGAATGGAGCAGTGACGAAATGGGTGAATTGCCGCTGGCGATCCGCGTCACGCTGGCATTGGCAACCGAAACCACCGATGCGGCGGTCGCCGCCACCGATGAGCCTCAGATGTTCCAGCACGTCATTCGTCTGCCGATGGCCAAGCCGATTGAGGAAGAGGAAGAAGACCTGTTGATGGAGACGACGCTATGA